DNA sequence from the Malus domestica chromosome 11, GDT2T_hap1 genome:
CAGTTATTACTTCATTCTTCCTATAGTATGACTGGATTTCATTCATTATTTCAATTCCACATAAAACGGTCGTTTCTCTTTTGCAGAAGACTGATGGGACACATTAAAAGCTGAAATGGTGATGGCACTTTGGCAGTCTTGAAAAACTTTTCCTTTGGAAGTAATCATGAATAATAACAGTGTACATAACTTTTGTGAGAATCGGTCTGCATAGAGTATCGGTGTTCTTCGTGGCATCTTTTCTTAAACATCAATAGGATAACTTGGTTTTTGTATGATCTTCCTGTCTTTTATGTGATTGTTTTTACTCAGTTCCATTGAGTCTGTTGAGTGTGTCATTTTCTGCTCGTATCATGTTCGTGGCTTACTTTGATTCATAAAGTTCCACATTTATGATGAAACTTATATATGTTATGCTGCGGGCAACGGAAATAGGATCTCATTCAAAATTCAGCTTGCATCGCATACTGTTTCTTAGtgatttgtttgtttgcttttggtTGATTTGCTTATTTTCTGCTGGAATGAATATTGACGAATTGCCTATTTGTTTCGTATGTAATAAAACGTTTTAAGTCTGCTAAGTTTTGGATAGTTTTTAACTAAACGTGGTTGATCCTTATGAATTTTATGTATTACTGGTGCTATGGTTGTATTAGATTTACATATCCTGTGTTTGGGGTTTTTGTGTTGACAGTAGGAGTGGGTTTCTGTGAAATGATTAAACTTGGGAAACAATTTTCGCACCCTCGTATCCGTCTGCACACGAgtattatcattatttcttaaactgaacactggtACTATCAGTATTTCTTAAAATGAATACggactatttcgtaaactaaacattgactatttcgtaaactgaatcgactatttcttaaactgaacagactatttcttaaactgaacactagtactatcactatttcttaaattaaatactgattatttcttaaattgaacactgactatttctataACTGAACATGAgtattatcattatttcttaaactgaacatttgtactatcattatttcttaaattgaatactgactatttcgtaaactgaacATTGATTATTTCGTAAATTGAATCGACTATTTCTTAAGCTgaactgactatttcttaaactgaacattgACTATTTTTTAAACAGAACACCCACTATTTCTAGAATTGAACACGTgtattatcattatttcttaaattgaacactGTTACTATCACTAGTTATAATTGAACACTGACCATTTCTAGAACTGAACACTGGTACtataactatttcttaaactgaacactagtactatcactatttcttaaattaaacactgactatttctataACTAAACACGAgtattatcattatttcttaaactgaacactggtactataactatttcttaaactgaatactGACTATTTCATAAACTGAACATTGATTATTTCATAAACTGTAccgactatttcttaaattgaacactgactatttcttaaactgaagtagtcaatgttcagttaagaaatagtgatagtactagtgttccgtttgagaaataatcagtgtttagtttacgaaacagtgatagtactagtgttccgtttaataaataatcagtgtttagtttacgaaacagtgataatactagtgttccgtttaagaaatagttagtgtttaatttacgaaacagtgatagtactagtgttcgtttgataaatagtcaatATTTAGTTtccgaaacagtgatagtactagtgttccgtttaagaaatagtcagtgtttagtttacgaaacagtgatagtactagtgttccgtttaataaatagtttacgaaacagtgatagtgctagtgttccgtttaagaaatagtcagtgtttagtttacgaaacaatgATAGTGCTAGTGTTctgtttaagaaataatcagtgtttagCTTTAGAGCCTGCAACAATTTTATTTCCCTGCAAAATTTTCAACGGTATACGATTAACCCTCTATGATTTAGTCTACCAAATTAATATATGATAGTGCTGCTCATTGAACTTATATATGCATATTTACATTATATCATGTTTTTCTCCTCGATGTCTACCAAATTAATGGCTTAAGTGGACTTCTTCAATGAAGGCAGCAATAGCCTCTTCATTCTTTTCCTCCATGTCTGCCAAATCAATCTTAATAGGTTCCCAACATCTAGCAACATTCATTAGGCTCCATGTGAATGTCTTTGTTCTTTGTCCAATTATATACCCCTTGAAGGCTACATTATAAAATTAGATATCCAATTATTTTACAGGATATTGATAGAATTGAACACTGATTATTTCTTGAATTGAATACAAgtattatcactatttcgtaaacttaacactaactatttcttaaacagaAAACGGgcactatcactatttcttaaactgaacacggGCACTATCGCTCTTTCTTAAACTGGTTACATTGTGTGCATAACACATAAGAATGTAAAATGTGAAAGTTAAATCAAATAATAAATTGTAAGTAGTAGATTACTCTAATGAATAAGACAATTTCTCTTGAACTCACTGAGTggttggttcaaatatttcattTCTTCTTTAGCGTAATTTCTTGTAAATTATAATGATGAAAATTTATAATTAACCAAGTTCTTTAACATAGTCGATCGATCTCTATTCGCTCTAAATGAAATGGGTTAAATCTCACTGTCTCAAATGGACATACATACGTAGGTACACACATAGCAGCAGTCagtccacacacacacaaaaactacaaaaacaaatattaattCCTACCATAATctcaatttacaaatttagttagCAAGCTTAATGTAGAAACTCAGCAAGTGTAGGACTAAACAAGCTTGTCCATGGACCCCAACCGAGTCTTTGCATTCTTAAGCAGCAGAGTCAATGATTCCACATTAGAGTAATCTACTACTTGTGCAGCAGAGTCAATGATGAAGATTTATGTAATCACCATCATTATTAAGCATTGGTGATTTGGATAATAAAGGCAAATGTAATGGGCAATGTGGTATTGAAACGTATTGAGACACATTTGGCAGCATCTTTCATTTCACTTTAGTGTAGAAAGATTGACTAGTCACCAAAGGCTCTTAGAGACTCCCAGTCACTGAAGAACTCTCCTTCTTTGCATGTTTTGTTGCAGAagataaaagaaatttaaaaaatatggggatcAATCGTTTTCTTCGATCCAATCTCAGAACCCAGGTATCAAATCTTAAATCCCAAACAcccatttggttttttttggaTTACATTGACTATTTCATAAAATGAACATTGACAATTTCGTAAACTGAACcgattatttcttaaactaaaccgactatttcttaaattgatcgCCTAGGCTCTAGGCGGCTGGCCACCGTCTCGATTAATGCTAAGGGCGCCTAGACCTACTGAGGCaccgcctaggcgcccgcctagaccgCCTGGACCCGCCTAAACACTCGCCTAGGtcgcaactcacttagacagaaaatagataactttcattttgcattttgtttttttctaataaattgtaagagacttgttacatacttaaatgaacacacagtatatccttatttcacatgttttcattatgtttcaatacttcataatatatatgcattctattttgtagtttatgacgaaattatatatatttcaagtataagcaaacacttatttacatgaaatatgtttgatttacttaaatccgcctagtccgcctaggcccccgcctaggcactaggccccAGCCTGCCGCCCAACTAGCGTCTAgcgacttttagaaccttgttgaTCGATAAAACAATGGTCATGGAGATGATTAAtggttcagtttgctttggtaaaaaagtgtggttcagtttgataaatagttcagtttgttttggtaaaaaagtgtggtttagtttgataaatagttcagtttgataaatagttcagtttgctttggtaaaaaagtgtggttttctagttcactttgataaatagttcaatttgctttggtaaaaaactgtggttttctagttcactttgataaatagttcagtttgataaatagttcaatttgctttggtaaaaaagtgtggtttagtttgataaatagttcaatttgctttggtaaaagagtgtggttttctagtttactttgataaatagttcagtttgctttagtaaaaaagtgtggttttctaattcagtttgataaatagttcagtttgttttggtaaCAAATAGTggtttctagttcactttgataaatatttcagtttgctttggtaaaaaagtatagtttaatttgataaatagttcagtttgataaatagttcagtttgctttggtaaaaaaatgtggctcagtttgataaatagttcaatttcttttggtaaaaaagtgtggtttagtttgataaatagttcagtttgctttggtaaaaaagtgtggttttctagtttattttgataaatagttcagtttgctttggtgaaaaaagtgtggtttagtttaataaatagttcagtttgctttggtaaaaaagtgtggttttctagttcagtttgataaatagttcagtttgctttagtaaaaaaatgtggtttggtttgataaatagttcactttgataaatagttcactttgctttggtaaaaaagtgtggtttagtttgataaatagttcagtttgctttggtaaaaaattgtggttttctagttcagtttgataaatagttcagtttgataaataattcactttgataaatagttcagtttgataaatagttcactttgctttggtaaaaaaatgtggtttagtttgataaatagttcagtttgataaaccTAATGTATAAATTGTGACGCAATTCACTAAGACTCCCTGCAAACAAGAACAATCACCCTCCCATCCATCCTCCCTCCTATATCCTTGAACAGCCCGAAACCCTTGCACCTTCAGCAGCCTAAAATGTAACAAGATGAACAAGAAAATCCTTACACTACTCCAAACTATCCAAAAGAGCCATAACAGAGGAGCAATAAGAATGACTTACAGCAAGACCAACAGCTCCCAATCCAAAGATGGCAATAGATGAACCCTTTTTTGGTTTTGCAACATTCACAGTGGCGCCAAAACCTTCAAATACACCAACAGAAACAATAATTGATTACTCCAGAAAGAAAAGTTGGAAAATCCCTAATTTCTGATTCCAACTTTTTCACTGTCAAAATGGGAGAAATCTTTCGAACTTGTGCATATTCCGCAACTAAGAACACAAACTTTGTCAAGGGGAGCAGCCGGGTTGATCTTAGCAACGGAACCAACATGACAAACAGTGTATTCACTGAAGGTAGAAGTACCTAAAAAGTGATAAATTGGTTTTCCATCCTTGGAGAACCTGGACTGGCCATCATTGATCATGGTACCCCTATCAGTATTGATCCTCAACAGATCACACATGTTGCTTTCCTTCGACTTACAGTGCACGCACTCCTTGCACTCCCCAGTGAACACAGGGAGGACGTGGTCACCCAGCTGGAGTTCAGTTACGCCCTCGCCTACGCTTTCCAAATGTTAAGCAAACAAAATTTAGAAAAGTAAACAAACCGCGTAAAATGGAAGCAAATACTAAGTTAATTACAAATTATGTAGCTTTAATATTCAGAGATGTGTACATAACCTCCAGCTTCATGACCGAAAATGCGAGGAAACAGCGGTTGTTGTCCCTGGCACACAACATATATGTTTCAATTCCAACAGCTGACATTCTAAGCACGAAAATGCCTTGTATAGGATTTATCATCACATTAGACTTAGCACTCAAAATCATGCTTAACTTCACTAATCAATTGCAAGTTATGGACTAAGTACTATAAACATATGAAGAATCATGCTTAATGATGTAGTTATCGATACGCAGatattaaagtagaaaatggcaTTCAAAGTTGAAGTTTTTACTTTGGCTTCCCAGACGTAGACATCGGTGTGGCAAAGAGAGGTGAAGAGGATCTTCAAGCGAACTTCATGTTTCTGCGGTGGTGCCACCTCCACTTCCTCAATTGACAGTGGCTTCCCCGCTTCCCATGCCATCGCGGCTGCAACCGAAAAATCCCAATGCGATTAGCAACAAATACATCAATAAAATCAGTATTTTTACCACAATTACCGTCAACAATATCAAGATTGACAAAATGTAATGAAATCTACAATTTATGGAAAAATAGAGACAAAAATTCATTACAGCAGAATATTCAGTCCGCTGCCaagttaatttctttttaatcaATTTCGAAATTTTCGAAACTAAAATTTAACTTCTCATGAAATCCAcgaaaaccaaatcctcatcctCATCATTACCAATTATAAACaatatttaaaacaaaatagaaaaataaacagCAGTAGGATCATGTAAACaatatttaaaacaaaatagaTCATTGGCTTCATAGAAATCTCAAGCGTTCGAGAACTAATGATGTATGCAAAAGAAATTAAACTGCAAAGATTCAAAATCGTTAATTGAAAACAGGAATGAAACAGCAACATGCAaatttttgaaaacaaaaaccagATCGAAAGAGAAAGGTAACGTGTTATACTGACAGGGGAACTCGAGCTCCAGAGAATCGATGCTGAGAAGGTCGCCCGCGCTTATCCGATTCGATCGATTCGATTGATTTGAAAAATTGTGGAActcaaattgaattgaaaacaaaaatacataTTGGGTggagagatcgagagagagggagagagattcgATCGATTCGATTGAAAAATGGAGGAATTGGAATTGAACTTGGAAATAAAAGGATTCAGATGTGTTCTTCTTTCACTTCCTtcacttctctttctctcttagATGTGTCAGGAAGAAATGGGGGAGACAGACCACAGCAGAGCAGAGAGACCCATAAAGGAAGAGAGATTAAACGGAGAAATGCTTTGCCGTCAGGGGAAAAATCGGACACTCACTGTTTGGGCCATTTTATTTGGATTGATTTAGTGTTGGGCTttgtcctaaccattaaataaacttacaacatggtttttggttaaaactcaaagtttccaagccattttggttagttttcctaaaTAATAAACCCCCGAAACAAACTATGCAATGCTCAAATCAGAAATCCAACAATGGCTATGGAGTAAGAGCACGAAAACCCACAACAACCGATAAATTTACACCAAAATTTCAGTCTCCCTCTCTGgaatttacccttaaaaaaatccataaatcaacaaaataaataagaaagacTGGAGATCTTACCCTGGAGTGAGAAGATCGCGGAGAGAGAATAATGGAGAAGAATGGAGAAGAATGGAGAAATTGGAGGCAGGGACATGGAGGGAGTCTGGAGGAGCAGGGgacgagagagagaagaggggaatgaaaaatataaaaggtGTGGCTGCCACTACTAGTGGCTAGGGTTTTGCTGATTTCTAATTCCACAAAAGACTATAGATTTCAATCTTTATAAATTGTTTAGTCATACaatcacaacaaaacaaaacctgtGGCCAAGTTGGTTTCAGTGAAACATTTCAAGCTGGAGTGCATGGATTCGAACCCTCATGCCTCCAGGATTTGGGTTCGATTTTTTTCCGGTTAGGTTTGGAACCCACCCTATTAGGAAGAACCAGTTGTTTGATTTTGTTCGTGGACGCAGAGAAATTGGAGTTGATGCCAAGCAAATCTATAGCTAGGTTTAAATACTAAAGGGCCCCTCTTTATTTTTTCGGTAACTCTTATTTATGCCATAAAGCATTAAGGGAAAATTAGAATCCCCATCACTTTTATAATCCTCTTTAGATTAAACATTGGTTATAATACAAAATTTGATTAGGACACCTAAACAAtagtcatgtcaacatttttatatttatttagatTACAAATCATTAttgtgtttttttaatttaatatattaattattaaattccaTGTATATCCTTTTATGTAGATATATTTCTGTACGTGCCTATTCTTTAGGAAGCCGGTTCTCCCacgtttttttaattcaatccCATCTATGAAAGTCTCTTactcaggtttttttttttttcaaaatcaaagcCTCCGAACAGAGAACCACATTTCTTAGTTGGCCTACTACATATATTGATACTAGCCCAATGGCGTCGTCCATTTCTAGCTTTTAGTCTAATTTCTTTGTATAATCTCGTTTTGATAGGAGCTAATGACCAATGAGTATAACTTTGCCCCTATGCAATTAACTTTACGTACCAAACGCCTTGAAAGATCTAATTTAATATTATATCATGAACCAAACGATCATTATGAGTCAGTGTAACATTAAGTAACGTACCAAACTCCTAGTACATTACAAACACAATGTATAACGTTTTTTTAGACAAATacgtttcaaaaaaaaaaattatgtaccaAATGCCTGAAATGATCTAATTTAATATTATATCATGAACCAAACGATCATTATGAGTCAGTGTAACATTAAGTAACGTACCAAACTCCTGTTACATTACAAACACACTGTATAGTGTTTTTCCAGACAAATAAGTTTCAAAAATTATTGAAACTTTACGTACCAAATGcctagaatgatctaatttAATATTATATCATGAATCAAACTATCATTATGAGTCAGTGTAACATTAAGTAACGTATCAAACTCTTGGTAAATTACAAACACACATTGTATAACGTTTTTCCAAACAAAtaagtttcaaaaataaaaaaactttacGTACCAAACGCCTTAAATGATCTAATTTAACATTCTATCATGAACCAAACGATCAATATAAGTATGTGTAACATTAAGTAACGTACCAAACTCTTGGTACATTACAAACACACACTGATAATGTTTTTCCAGACAAAtacgtttcaaaaataaaaactttacgTACCAAACGATCAATATGAGTCAACTTAACATTAAATGACATACCAAACTCTTGGTACATTACAAAGTTGCAGTCCAATAATGTACCAAATTAAAAATGTTAACTGGTACATTACAAAGTCGCAGTCCAATATGAGTCAGCATAACATTAATAATGTACTAATCATAGCCTTGCTCAGGACCCTCAACTTCTTATACTAGCTACGTACGTTGCGGTGTAACTCCTAACAAGTTGGATGGATCTGAGATCCAACCGAAGCTCCATATGGGATTCTTAATTCAATTAATACTAAAACCATAATTAATAATTAGGCTAATACACAACATGCATCGACCCTAACGTGTGAATCATATTTTTTAACTCGATAACAGCTTCAGCTATACCTAGATTAATTAAGttttcatcttttatttttcttcgttTAATCAAATCCTTCGACTTCAAAAGACAATCAAAATCAATGCACCCAACTGataattgaataaaaatcaGTAACTGGAACTTGAATACCAACGTCGACCTAGGTACGAAAAGAAGGCTTTTGAAATTTATGGTACGTTCATAGGAAGGAAGTGTCGTTGGAAAATAAAATTCACTAGaaaaataacattattaatatccttaaattcaaatccttcTGATATTCAACAAGTATTCTACTCGGATTAAAACTCTGAGACATAGTTAGCAAGAATCTAGGAAACTTGCGTGCATTTTGGGGTGAAGAAACTGGATACGGCAAAGAGATATGTTAAAGGCTATGGCAAAATATGTAATTTAGGTACGTTACAATGGGTTAATTAAAATACACATGGCACCAAAATTGTAGGAGAATGTTTAATCAAATTGTCAAATTGAATAGATGTTTAATCTAAGAAGCCTAAAAATGAGGGGTCTATATCAAAACGCCCCAAGCATGGGGAATTAGGGTTTACTA
Encoded proteins:
- the LOC103409397 gene encoding alcohol dehydrogenase 1-like isoform X6, encoding MAWEAGKPLSIEEVEVAPPQKHEVRLKILFTSLCHTDVYVWEAKGQQPLFPRIFGHEAGGEGVTELQLGDHVLPVFTGECKECVHCKSKESNMCDLLRINTDRGTMINDGQSRFSKDGKPIYHFLGFGATVNVAKPKKGSSIAIFGLGAVGLAAAEGARVSGCSRI
- the LOC103409397 gene encoding alcohol dehydrogenase 1-like isoform X1 — encoded protein: MSLPPISPFFSILLHYSLSAIFSLQAAMAWEAGKPLSIEEVEVAPPQKHEVRLKILFTSLCHTDVYVWEAKGQQPLFPRIFGHEAGGEGVTELQLGDHVLPVFTGECKECVHCKSKESNMCDLLRINTDRGTMINDGQSRFSKDGKPIYHFLGTSTFSEYTVCHVGSVAKINPAAPLDKVCVLSCGICTSSKDFSHFDSEKVGIRN
- the LOC103409397 gene encoding alcohol dehydrogenase 1-like isoform X5; its protein translation is MAWEAGKPLSIEEVEVAPPQKHEVRLKILFTSLCHTDVYVWEAKGQQPLFPRIFGHEAGGEGVTELQLGDHVLPVFTGECKECVHCKSKESNMCDLLRINTDRGTMINDGQSRFSKDGKPIYHFLGTSTFSEYTVCHVGSVAKINPAAPLDKVCVLSCGICTSSKDFSHFDSEKVGIRN
- the LOC103409397 gene encoding alcohol dehydrogenase 1-like isoform X4, yielding MSLPPISPFFSILLHYSLSAIFSLQAAMAWEAGKPLSIEEVEVAPPQKHEVRLKILFTSLCHTDVYVWEAKGQQPLFPRIFGHEAGGEGVTELQLGDHVLPVFTGECKECVHCKSKESNMCDLLRINTDRGTMINDGQSRFSKDGKPIYHFLGFGATVNVAKPKKGSSIAIFGLGAVGLAPSRGI
- the LOC103409397 gene encoding alcohol dehydrogenase 1-like isoform X3, encoding MSLPPISPFFSILLHYSLSAIFSLQAAMAWEAGKPLSIEEVEVAPPQKHEVRLKILFTSLCHTDVYVWEAKGQQPLFPRIFGHEAGGEGVTELQLGDHVLPVFTGECKECVHCKSKESNMCDLLRINTDRGTMINDGQSRFSKDGKPIYHFLGFGATVNVAKPKKGSSIAIFGLGAVGLAAAEGARVSGCSRI
- the LOC103409397 gene encoding alcohol dehydrogenase 1-like isoform X2 is translated as MSLPPISPFFSILLHYSLSAIFSLQAAMAWEAGKPLSIEEVEVAPPQKHEVRLKILFTSLCHTDVYVWEAKGQQPLFPRIFGHEAGGEGVTELQLGDHVLPVFTGECKECVHCKSKESNMCDLLRINTDRGTMINDGQSRFSKDGKPIYHFLGFGATVNVAKPKKGSSIAIFGLGAVGLAVSHSYCSSVMALLDSLE